From a single Cyclobacterium marinum DSM 745 genomic region:
- a CDS encoding universal stress protein, with protein MKSILVPYDFSEEANYAFELAQEIATKAACNLKLIHILEIPTSQNFNTMGEVTMGENFMDKVYMVDLTNKRKEQFKKLEQEHAGKPYQFSTNLTFGNPYAGIAGEIAEVKADLVIMGSKGSSGLEELLIGSNTEKVVRHSNCPVITVKGKVSADDIKRIVFASDFSDNSKKVIKKLKYLQELLGAQIRLVKINTPNSFEKTIVSMNNINEFIKENKLENAEIDIFNGDSEEEGINEFADFVNADMIAMATHGRTGFLHLLGGSIAEDVVNSSKKPVWTMKFKK; from the coding sequence ATGAAAAGTATCTTAGTACCTTATGATTTTTCAGAAGAGGCTAATTATGCCTTTGAACTTGCACAAGAAATAGCTACCAAAGCTGCTTGCAATCTCAAGCTTATACATATTCTAGAAATTCCAACTTCTCAGAATTTCAATACAATGGGTGAAGTAACCATGGGAGAAAACTTTATGGATAAAGTTTATATGGTTGATTTAACCAATAAAAGAAAAGAACAATTTAAGAAGTTGGAACAAGAACATGCCGGAAAGCCCTACCAATTCAGCACAAATTTGACTTTTGGAAATCCTTATGCCGGAATAGCCGGAGAAATAGCTGAGGTAAAAGCAGATTTGGTAATCATGGGTTCTAAGGGGTCAAGCGGTCTGGAAGAATTATTGATTGGATCAAATACAGAGAAGGTGGTTAGGCACTCAAATTGCCCTGTCATTACAGTAAAAGGGAAAGTCAGTGCTGATGACATCAAGAGGATTGTGTTCGCAAGTGATTTCAGCGACAATAGCAAAAAGGTAATCAAAAAACTGAAATATTTGCAAGAATTATTAGGTGCCCAAATTAGGCTTGTAAAAATCAATACACCTAATTCTTTTGAAAAAACCATTGTTTCAATGAATAACATCAATGAATTTATCAAAGAAAACAAGCTGGAAAATGCAGAAATAGATATTTTCAATGGAGATAGCGAAGAAGAAGGTATCAATGAATTTGCAGATTTTGTAAATGCAGACATGATTGCAATGGCTACACATGGTAGAACAGGTTTTTTACATCTTTTGGGAGGAAGTATAGCCGAGGATGTGGTCAACAGTTCAAAAAAGCCGGTTTGGACAATGAAATTCAAAAAATAA
- a CDS encoding translation initiation factor: MGRKKSNDWKKRDGVVYSTADNFDFDLENDGDETTLPPKQQNLKVMLDKKSRGGKQVTLVAGFIGQEEDLKSLGKELKAKCGVGGNTKDGEILIQGDQRDKVIDYLIGMGYKAKKSGG, translated from the coding sequence ATGGGTAGAAAAAAAAGTAATGATTGGAAAAAAAGAGATGGAGTAGTTTATTCTACCGCTGACAACTTTGATTTTGATCTGGAAAACGACGGGGATGAAACTACTCTTCCACCCAAGCAGCAAAATTTGAAAGTAATGTTGGATAAAAAGTCCAGAGGTGGAAAGCAAGTAACCCTTGTAGCTGGATTTATAGGTCAGGAAGAAGATTTAAAATCTTTGGGTAAAGAATTAAAAGCCAAATGTGGCGTTGGAGGAAATACCAAAGATGGCGAAATCCTTATTCAAGGGGATCAAAGGGATAAAGTAATTGATTATTTGATTGGTATGGGCTATAAAGCCAAAAAGTCCGGAGGATAA
- a CDS encoding Rossmann-fold NAD(P)-binding domain-containing protein produces MMGQFRLMSFSTNLYNLKSDAFYLDFEETKQLMLELKSWPEIQESFILSLPERIEILYYSNFDLEDKIFEAVADCKGVNVLPIKSEFNQTSDEEKLFIHLSELCFGVQASNYGTTPLFPQFSKAYDFAAESGMIGEYLEQWWDNLISTDKLLKEQADYQLPNFSISYIVSDLLTELVNNVRGPKIAIIGFNALSKRIYRNLSNQGYGNITIVDKSITSCLNFKGKELNNFTFEPLNKVENVIGENDILISTLEDADRFLPSYYFKHDFLDTKIFIDLSIKSTITSVLSDYNQVIPFNLTDIYKIIEQKMEINKKWLKKAKPLVIKKNQKFFDWIDNKKAQKMLGLIKSYLKENVNQIEYSKVLTSNEPLSNFDLVHHKRNKILLKKSIEKIKRNTQYKDIINYDKIVNEFYQYN; encoded by the coding sequence ATGATGGGACAGTTTAGATTAATGAGCTTTAGTACAAATTTATACAATTTAAAAAGCGACGCGTTTTATTTAGACTTCGAGGAAACAAAACAGTTGATGCTGGAGCTGAAGTCATGGCCAGAAATTCAAGAATCTTTTATTTTATCACTCCCCGAAAGGATAGAAATTTTATACTACAGTAATTTTGATTTGGAGGACAAAATTTTTGAAGCAGTAGCTGACTGTAAGGGGGTTAATGTACTACCCATCAAAAGTGAATTCAACCAGACATCAGATGAAGAAAAATTATTTATTCATCTATCCGAATTGTGTTTTGGGGTACAGGCATCAAACTATGGCACCACACCCCTATTTCCCCAATTTTCCAAAGCCTATGATTTTGCTGCTGAAAGTGGAATGATCGGTGAATATTTGGAGCAATGGTGGGATAACCTAATTAGTACCGATAAGCTCCTTAAAGAACAAGCGGATTATCAATTACCCAATTTTTCCATCTCCTATATTGTTTCCGATTTACTGACTGAATTGGTAAATAACGTAAGGGGACCTAAAATTGCAATAATTGGATTCAACGCATTGAGCAAAAGAATATACCGAAACCTTTCCAACCAAGGCTATGGGAACATCACAATAGTAGACAAAAGCATAACTTCATGCCTTAATTTTAAAGGAAAAGAATTGAACAATTTTACTTTTGAACCTTTGAATAAAGTTGAAAATGTAATAGGTGAGAATGATATTCTAATTTCTACTTTAGAGGATGCAGATCGATTTTTGCCATCATATTATTTTAAACATGATTTTCTTGACACCAAGATTTTTATTGATTTATCTATTAAGAGCACTATAACATCAGTTTTAAGTGATTATAACCAAGTTATACCATTTAACCTTACTGACATTTATAAAATTATTGAGCAAAAGATGGAAATCAATAAAAAATGGTTGAAAAAAGCCAAACCTCTAGTTATTAAAAAGAATCAAAAATTCTTTGACTGGATCGATAATAAGAAAGCGCAAAAAATGTTGGGGCTGATAAAATCATATCTTAAAGAAAACGTAAACCAAATTGAATATTCAAAGGTTTTAACTTCTAATGAGCCCTTATCAAATTTTGATTTGGTCCATCATAAAAGAAATAAAATTTTACTAAAAAAATCCATTGAAAAAATCAAACGGAATACTCAATACAAGGATATCATCAACTACGATAAAATTGTCAACGAGTTTTATCAATATAATTAG
- a CDS encoding transposase, translating into MKDTAQLQIFKDFDGYSPKYHFFKNSLFGQIKDSIPWDELAGCLPAENTGPGAPRWFDAKGMFGMMFLKAYLNVSDRQLIERFNTDYSLQLFCGKLLAEDKQIRDYTLMTGIRAYIEDHCEWEQVQSVLLNHWKKDVNNSHVLLMDATCYESYIRFPTDVKLLWECCEWVFEKQLFRLCKILKTKRPRSKYREQKIKQLVYFRKRRNTHKETLRRRKSLVYLLEKGIEQLQQIMDMFRGECMRPEDFACLRTIKKILVQQTFLLTHKPSELKDRIVSLHKPYVRPIVRGKENKPVEFGMKVHMLQVDGLSFIDKMSFRNFNECKRLKISVVKHKTVFKGTTQLGADRIYATNENRRYCTGNSIFTCFPKKGPKNHSKAEKILSSEISKQRATVTEGIFGTHKDHYGLRKIKVRGEKREKLMVLFATMAANAVKIAKKRNQEEPAPREKAA; encoded by the coding sequence ATGAAAGATACAGCGCAACTACAGATTTTCAAAGACTTCGACGGATATTCTCCAAAATATCATTTTTTTAAGAATTCGTTGTTTGGCCAGATAAAAGATTCCATCCCCTGGGATGAGCTCGCAGGATGTCTTCCGGCAGAGAATACAGGTCCGGGCGCTCCCAGGTGGTTTGATGCCAAGGGAATGTTTGGCATGATGTTCCTCAAAGCCTACCTCAATGTCAGCGACAGACAGCTCATCGAAAGGTTCAATACAGATTACAGTTTGCAGCTGTTCTGCGGCAAACTTCTGGCCGAGGACAAACAGATCAGGGATTATACCCTTATGACAGGGATAAGGGCCTATATTGAAGATCACTGTGAATGGGAACAGGTTCAGTCAGTACTGCTCAACCACTGGAAAAAGGATGTGAACAATTCCCATGTACTTCTCATGGATGCCACCTGCTACGAGAGCTATATCCGCTTTCCTACCGATGTGAAACTTTTGTGGGAGTGCTGTGAATGGGTGTTTGAAAAGCAACTTTTCAGGTTGTGCAAGATCCTGAAGACCAAAAGGCCGCGTTCTAAATACCGGGAACAGAAGATTAAGCAGCTTGTCTATTTCAGGAAAAGGAGGAATACCCATAAAGAGACGCTTCGCAGAAGGAAATCGCTGGTCTACCTGTTGGAAAAAGGAATCGAGCAACTTCAGCAAATAATGGATATGTTCAGGGGAGAATGTATGAGGCCGGAAGATTTTGCCTGTTTGAGAACCATCAAGAAAATTCTGGTACAGCAGACATTTTTGTTGACCCACAAACCATCTGAGCTCAAAGACAGGATCGTTTCCCTTCACAAACCCTATGTCAGGCCAATAGTAAGGGGAAAAGAAAACAAACCCGTGGAGTTCGGAATGAAGGTACACATGCTGCAGGTCGACGGGCTCTCTTTTATAGATAAGATGAGTTTCAGAAACTTCAATGAATGTAAAAGGCTGAAAATCTCCGTGGTGAAACACAAAACAGTTTTCAAGGGAACAACACAGCTTGGCGCAGACCGAATATATGCCACCAACGAAAACAGAAGATACTGTACCGGAAACAGCATATTCACCTGCTTCCCCAAAAAGGGTCCTAAAAACCACTCCAAAGCTGAAAAAATACTCAGCAGCGAAATATCAAAGCAAAGGGCAACGGTAACGGAAGGTATTTTCGGAACCCACAAAGATCATTACGGGCTTAGAAAAATTAAAGTCCGGGGAGAAAAACGGGAGAAGCTGATGGTGCTTTTTGCAACCATGGCGGCCAACGCGGTAAAAATCGCAAAGAAAAGAAACCAGGAGGAGCCTGCACCAAGAGAGAAGGCAGCCTAA
- the hisG gene encoding ATP phosphoribosyltransferase: MENIIRIAVQKSGRLSDDSLKLIKECGIKFHNGTGKLKSSSTNFPIEFLFLRDDDIPGYVADGIADLGIVGENELVEKDKNVNVLKKLGFSKCRLSLAIPKGEEYSGINYFEGKNIATSYPKILENYLKKVNINADIHEISGSVEIAPSIGLAEGICDIVSSGSTLMMNGLKEVEEIFQSEAVLISNKDITTEKQATVEKLLFRMGAVQEGKKNKYVLLNAPNDSLDKILSLIPGMRSPTILPLAEAGWSSVHSVISEDQFWENIEELRNAGAQGILVVPIEKMLI, encoded by the coding sequence ATGGAAAACATTATCAGGATTGCCGTTCAAAAAAGTGGTCGCCTAAGTGACGATTCTCTTAAACTTATAAAAGAGTGTGGCATTAAATTTCATAACGGCACAGGTAAATTAAAGTCTTCATCCACCAACTTTCCGATTGAATTTTTGTTCCTAAGAGATGACGACATCCCAGGATACGTAGCAGATGGCATTGCTGATTTGGGTATAGTAGGCGAAAATGAGCTGGTAGAGAAAGATAAAAATGTCAATGTGTTAAAGAAGTTAGGCTTTTCAAAATGTAGACTGTCATTGGCAATTCCAAAAGGAGAAGAATACTCGGGAATTAATTATTTTGAGGGTAAAAACATTGCCACCTCCTACCCTAAAATCCTTGAAAATTATTTGAAAAAGGTAAACATAAATGCTGACATCCATGAAATCAGTGGTTCTGTTGAAATCGCACCTAGCATAGGTCTTGCTGAAGGGATATGTGACATTGTGAGTTCAGGGTCCACTTTAATGATGAATGGCCTTAAAGAAGTAGAGGAAATTTTTCAATCTGAGGCTGTTCTTATTAGCAATAAAGATATCACTACTGAAAAACAAGCTACAGTTGAGAAATTACTCTTTAGGATGGGGGCTGTCCAAGAAGGCAAAAAGAACAAGTATGTTTTACTAAATGCGCCGAACGATTCTTTGGATAAAATTTTATCTCTAATCCCCGGAATGAGAAGTCCTACCATATTGCCTTTGGCTGAAGCCGGTTGGTCTTCTGTTCATTCGGTCATTAGTGAAGATCAATTTTGGGAGAATATTGAAGAATTAAGAAATGCAGGAGCCCAGGGTATATTGGTTGTTCCCATTGAGAAAATGCTAATATAG
- the hisD gene encoding histidinol dehydrogenase: MKILVNPSKKSWKKELARPVQKTKDIEKIVKPIMKKVKRQGDKALRKFAFEYDHVEIESIVVDPSEIENSGKHVDKTLKSAIKTAKSNIEKFHKLQETPDLSTEIMDGVTCMRRSVAIQKVGLYVPGGTAPLFSTVLMLGIPAKLAGCQEIVLCTPPGPKGQVHPAILYAAKLIGITKVIKAGGAQAIAALAYGTESVPNVDKIFGPGNQYVTAAKQLAAKKGVAIDMPAGPSEVLVYADKTAIPAFVAADLLSQAEHGADSQVVLVCPSETIVNKVMEQVDQQLKELPRQKTAEKALKNSLAVVIDKMETALELINEYAPEHLIINVENEDKAVAGIVNAGSVFIGNYTPESAGDYASGTNHTLPTNGYARSFSGVSLDSFVKKITYQKITEQGLKELGPVIEVMAENEQLMAHKQAVSIRLNYRKKDK, translated from the coding sequence ATGAAAATCCTGGTAAATCCTAGCAAGAAAAGCTGGAAAAAAGAACTGGCAAGGCCTGTTCAAAAAACAAAGGACATAGAAAAGATCGTGAAACCGATCATGAAAAAAGTAAAGCGGCAAGGAGACAAAGCCTTACGTAAATTTGCTTTCGAGTATGATCATGTGGAAATAGAATCGATAGTAGTAGATCCTTCGGAAATAGAAAATTCAGGAAAGCATGTCGACAAAACACTAAAGAGTGCCATAAAGACGGCTAAATCCAATATTGAAAAATTTCACAAGCTTCAGGAAACTCCGGACTTGAGTACTGAAATAATGGATGGGGTCACCTGTATGCGTAGAAGTGTTGCCATACAAAAAGTAGGCTTATATGTACCCGGAGGAACGGCTCCATTGTTTTCTACAGTATTGATGCTTGGCATACCTGCAAAACTGGCAGGATGTCAAGAGATTGTACTTTGTACACCTCCCGGCCCAAAAGGGCAAGTTCACCCGGCTATTTTATATGCTGCCAAACTGATTGGCATTACTAAGGTAATCAAAGCCGGGGGTGCTCAGGCCATTGCTGCACTAGCATATGGCACAGAATCCGTTCCCAATGTTGACAAAATATTTGGCCCCGGAAACCAGTATGTTACAGCGGCAAAACAATTGGCGGCCAAAAAGGGAGTAGCCATTGATATGCCTGCAGGCCCTTCCGAAGTGCTGGTTTATGCAGATAAAACTGCCATTCCAGCATTCGTTGCAGCAGATTTGCTTTCGCAAGCTGAGCACGGTGCAGACAGTCAAGTAGTGTTGGTTTGTCCTTCTGAGACCATTGTAAATAAAGTAATGGAACAGGTAGACCAACAGCTGAAGGAACTTCCAAGACAAAAAACTGCTGAAAAAGCATTGAAAAACAGCTTAGCGGTTGTCATTGATAAGATGGAAACAGCATTGGAGCTAATCAACGAATATGCTCCCGAACACTTAATTATCAATGTTGAAAATGAAGACAAAGCAGTGGCAGGAATTGTTAATGCCGGTTCTGTGTTTATAGGCAATTACACCCCTGAGTCTGCCGGAGATTATGCATCAGGCACCAACCACACCTTACCCACCAATGGCTACGCGAGAAGCTTTTCAGGAGTTTCCCTAGACAGTTTTGTAAAGAAGATTACCTATCAAAAAATCACCGAGCAAGGGTTAAAAGAATTGGGGCCTGTTATAGAAGTCATGGCTGAAAACGAACAACTTATGGCGCACAAACAAGCAGTAAGCATCCGTTTGAATTACCGAAAAAAAGACAAGTAA
- the hisC gene encoding histidinol-phosphate transaminase, whose amino-acid sequence MAFDLQKLLRPHIAALKPYSSARDEYTGKEGIFLDANENAIGSVSEQAFNRYPDPYQSELKKKIGELKQVLPTNIFLGNGSDEAIDLLFRAFCRPGLDNVIIMPPTYGMYEVSAGINDIATKKVPLSTSFEIEVGEVLAAVDECTKIIFICSPNNPSGNKISRQSIYQILTNFDGLVVIDEAYIDFSDEPSFSLELNHYPNMLVMQTLSKAWGLAALRLGMAYASKEIIGILNKIKPPYNISGLTQETVLNALSNTKLLEDMVKEILVQKEKLILALEEIPEVEKVYPSAANFLLAKVPHASQVYQKLIEEKIIVRDRSKVQRCEDCLRITVGNEEENKQFIQALKEVLQVHTKTT is encoded by the coding sequence ATGGCATTTGATCTTCAGAAATTGCTAAGGCCACACATTGCTGCATTGAAGCCATATTCCTCCGCCAGAGATGAATATACAGGTAAAGAAGGGATATTTCTTGATGCCAATGAAAATGCGATAGGCTCAGTATCTGAGCAAGCATTTAACCGATACCCTGATCCTTATCAGTCAGAATTAAAGAAAAAAATAGGTGAGCTAAAACAAGTACTTCCGACCAATATATTTCTTGGTAATGGAAGTGACGAAGCAATAGATTTGCTATTTAGGGCTTTTTGCAGACCTGGATTAGATAATGTGATAATCATGCCCCCTACTTATGGGATGTATGAAGTAAGTGCAGGTATAAACGATATAGCAACTAAAAAAGTACCTCTTTCCACTTCTTTCGAGATTGAGGTGGGAGAGGTTTTGGCAGCTGTAGATGAATGCACGAAAATTATTTTTATCTGCTCCCCAAATAATCCTAGTGGAAATAAAATTTCCCGCCAATCCATCTATCAAATCTTGACCAATTTTGATGGTTTGGTAGTGATTGACGAAGCATATATTGATTTTAGTGATGAACCTAGTTTCAGTTTAGAGCTAAACCATTATCCAAACATGCTTGTCATGCAAACACTTTCCAAAGCGTGGGGATTGGCAGCATTACGTTTGGGAATGGCTTATGCCTCGAAGGAGATAATTGGTATTCTGAATAAAATAAAGCCTCCTTATAATATTAGTGGATTGACACAAGAAACGGTGCTAAATGCCTTGAGTAACACAAAGCTGTTGGAAGACATGGTGAAGGAAATCTTGGTTCAAAAGGAGAAATTAATTTTGGCTTTGGAAGAGATTCCTGAAGTTGAAAAAGTTTATCCTTCAGCAGCTAATTTTCTTTTGGCAAAAGTACCCCATGCCAGCCAAGTATATCAAAAATTGATCGAAGAAAAGATTATTGTAAGGGACCGATCAAAGGTTCAACGCTGTGAGGATTGTTTGCGTATAACGGTAGGAAATGAGGAGGAAAACAAGCAATTTATTCAGGCCTTAAAAGAGGTCCTACAAGTCCATACGAAAACCACTTGA